From Eptesicus fuscus isolate TK198812 chromosome 13, DD_ASM_mEF_20220401, whole genome shotgun sequence, the proteins below share one genomic window:
- the MMP12 gene encoding macrophage metalloelastase — protein MKFLLLILVLQATVPGVVSQINSKRKNVVFAQRYLKRFYGFNMGAMSATKAKVNENFMENKIQEMQQFLGLNVTGQLDKPTLAMMRKPRCALPDVYRFETTQGRPVWEKYLITYRISNYTTDMKREDVDDAIEKAFQVWSDVTPLKFVMINAGEADIMISFTAADYGGFYRFDGKNGVIAHAFKPGPGLGGDLYFDEAEHWTMNHKGINLFLVAVHELGHSLGLDHSSDPNAIMFPIYSYVDPDTFHLSNDDIHAIQSLYGGPENFQLQSNPNNTEPAYCDPNFHFDAATRVGNGIFYFKDSFFWMQIPGNPNASIGLISFLLPNFTSGIQAAYDIEAGQHIFLFKDDKYWLISNLRPQPDYPKSIHSLGFPEFVRRVDAAVHNPLLHKTYFFVDQVYWRYDERKQCMDPGYPKSTINHFQGIGPTIDAVFYYNKHYYFYQGPVIFEYNTPTNRVIRLLNRNATFTC, from the exons ATGAAGTTTCTTCTCTTGATACTGGTCCTGCAGGCCACTGTTCCTGGAGTTGTTTCTCAGATAAATTCTAAAAGAAAGAATGTGGTATTTGCTCAG AGGTACTTGAAACGCTTTTATGGCTTCAATATGGGAGCAATGTCAGCAACAAAAGCGAAAGTCAATGAGAACTTCATGGAGAATAAAATTCAGGAAATGCAACAGTTCTTGGGACTAAATGTGACGGGGCAACTGGACAAGCCTACTCTGGCCATGATGCGCAAACCTCGATGTGCATTGCCTGATGTTTATCGTTTCGAGACAACGCAAGGGAGGCCAGTATGGGAGAAGTATCTCATTACCTACAG AATCAGTAATTACACTACTGACATGAAGCGTGAGGATGTTGACGATGCTATAGAGAAAGCTTTTCAAGTATGGAGTGATGTGACCCCTCTGAAATTCGTCATGATCAATGCAGGCGAGGCTGACATTATGATAAGTTTTACAGCTGCAG aTTATGGAGGCTTTTACCGTTTTGATGGCAAAAATGGAGTTATAGCTCATGCTTTTAAACCTGGACCTGGTTTAGGAGGAGACCTATATTTTGATGAGGCTGAACACTGGACTATGAACCACAAAG GCATCAACTTGTTCCTAGTTGCTGTTCATGAGCTTGGCCATTCCTTGGGTCTAGACCATTCCAGTGATCCAAATGCCATAATGTTCCCCATCTATAGTTATGTGGACCCCGACACATTTCACCTCTCTAATGATGATATACATGCCATTCAGTCTCTCTATG GCGGTCCAGAAAACTTCCAACTCCAGTCAAATCCTAACAATACAGAACCAGCTTACTGTGATCccaattttcattttgatgctgccACTAGAGTGGGAAATGGAATCTTTTACTTTAAAGACAG TTTCTTCTGGATGCAGATTCCTGGGAATCCAAATGCCAGTATtggtttaatttctttcttattgCCAAACTTCACATCTGGTATTCAAGCTGCTTATGACATTGAAGCTGgacaacacatttttctttttaaag ATGATAAGTACTGGTTAATCAGTAATTTAAGACCACAGCCAGATTATCCCAAAAGCATACATTCTTTGGGCTTTCCTGAGTTTGTAAGAAGAGTTGATGCAGCTGTTCATAACCCACTTCTTCATAAGACCTACTTCTTTGTAGATCAAGTGTATTGGAG gtaTGATGAGAGGAAGCAATGCATGGACCCTGGTTATCCCAAATCGACTATTAACCACTTCCAAGGAATTGGGCCTACAATTGATGCAGTCTTCTATTATAACA aacACTACTATTTTTACCAAGGACCTGTCATATTTGAATATAATACCCCAACTAACCGTGTCATCAGACTGCTGAATCGGAATGCTACCTTTACTTGTTAG